In Fimbriiglobus ruber, a single genomic region encodes these proteins:
- a CDS encoding polymorphic toxin-type HINT domain-containing protein yields MAGTWTTTGILDTTATGTATSSYQGSGAYGYGWQDSGTYGPAGLEGTGTANYQRDGTETESGVADSDYQYATHATLTADGTWAAVSGSGSETDSGFDEQGYSGTIGYNYPVQSGTVFGVTAESESAGTSYSIQTASVLDPVGGTWATTGTLDTTATGAASSSSQGSGTYGYGWQNVGTYGPTSLQVTGYETEQRACTVTGGGTTDSSYQYVAHGVLTPDGSWALTNGSEVMTDFGFDWQGFSGTIAYNYPIAGGVLYGVENESESEGTSYSDTTLSVLDPVAGTWATTGTLDSTATGTAMSSYQGSGSYAYGWGVGGTFGPTSLQTTGDETFQRQGVATDVGTSDSSYQYITHGVLTADGTWAVVSGTGSETDTGTDEQGYSGTIGYAHPITYGQVTGTITESDAEGTSYSDTTSSVLDPVAGTWSTTGTLDTAATGTATSSYQGSGSYVYGWWVGGTFGPTGLQGGGYENFLRQGVATDDGTADSSYQYATHSTLTATGSWAAVSGTGSETATQLDEQGYTGSTAYNYPVEGGTEYGMLDETEAEGTSSSLQTSSVLDPVAGTWSTTGTLDTAATGTATSSYQGSGSYVYGWWVGGTFGPTGLQGGGYENFLRQGVATDDGTADSSYQYATHSTLTAAGTWAAVSGTGSETATQLDEQGYTGSTAYNYPVEGGTEYGTLDETEAEGTSSSLQTSSVLDPVAGTWSTTGTLDTAATGTATSSYQGSGSYVYGWWVGGTFGPTGLQGGGYEYFLRQGVATDDGTADSSYQYATHSTLTAAGTWAVVSGTGTSTDTGLDEIGYGGTNDYNYPVLGGTVYGTITESDAEGTSYSDTTSSVLDPVAGTWATTGALDSTATGATSSSYQGSGSYAYGWWVGGTFGPTGLQGGGYEYFERQGVATDDGTADSSYQYATHSTLTPDGTWAAVSGTGTSTGTGLDEVGYSGTNDYNYPVLGGTVYGTITESDAEGTSYSDTTSSVLDPVAGTWSTTGTLDTAATGTASSSYQGSGSYAYGWWVGGTFGPTGLQGGGYENFLRQGVAADDGTADSTYQYATHSTLTAAGTWAAVSGTGTSTGTGLDEVGYSGTNGYNHPILSGTVYGTITESDAEGTSYSDTTSSVLDPVAGTWATTGTLDTTATGTASSSYQGSGSYAYDWWVGGTFGPSGLQAGGYQNYQRGGTATDGGTADSSYQYVTHSTLTAGGSWVAVSGTGSSTETGLDEQGYSGTSGYNHPIDGGTVYGTIIESDAEDTSYSMQTSSVLDPVVGTWATTGTLGTGATGAATSSYQGAGAYLHSVDGQSVPGTLTESGSAANSYQQEESLVLAPDGTWQVTTGTWDETGSSVTADVYSGSTTFSEDGSAYFVALGTAPGSGSVSEAGSDGTTSGYQVQYVIGDDGEWDVLGGTAFASGSGSWDSDYSVDGTYSDGSWQMSETDSASYQWQTASTLGTDGSWTTTGSSDTSGTGSGTESYTGSSSGPSTSSGSTSSSEHFSYGWSDSFDDTSVLASDGSVTTTSSGQVIGIGSGGGGGTTTTHVNTSSPGGSYQSDSTDSWTWTLNLTQTQTWQSSSTTTYTPAGVAVTVGQSSGSTEEDATITVQDTGSGTYHSFGSSDGGSSTTDGTTWSTWTSTDNYQNESAWSQVVSGDGSVTNTSTQSDHVWGTHPGSWGSAWTTSSTDADGDTTTESGSGGDSSNDSYDTVIYGGPGFADDWYAGGYGARPVVAEEPVGDVEPDPADDTPVATAEPGPPPEVPSAAPETGTDEEGEPGATEHTGATPLPPVGDPEESFEEDGPTTYTPGQNTKANLCFAGGTQIRTPDGLRVIESLRAGDRVLSRDEHNPAGKVEPKVIEEVFARTGLVWEICLGGHTFRTTAEHPFYAWDRGWTAAHLLGAGDSVLTEDGQWVAVGGSRDAGVAEMVFNFRVADYHTYFVGVKGGGARSGHTMIT; encoded by the coding sequence ATGGCTGGAACGTGGACGACGACGGGCATTCTCGACACGACAGCAACCGGGACGGCGACCTCATCGTACCAGGGTTCAGGGGCATACGGGTACGGGTGGCAGGATTCGGGGACGTACGGACCGGCCGGGCTGGAGGGGACGGGGACCGCGAACTACCAGCGGGACGGGACGGAGACCGAGTCCGGGGTGGCCGACAGCGACTACCAGTACGCGACCCACGCGACCCTGACGGCCGACGGCACATGGGCTGCCGTCAGCGGGTCCGGCTCCGAGACGGATTCCGGGTTCGACGAACAAGGATATAGCGGGACCATCGGATACAATTATCCGGTCCAAAGTGGGACTGTGTTCGGCGTAACGGCCGAATCGGAATCTGCGGGAACATCGTATTCAATACAAACGGCATCCGTACTCGACCCGGTGGGCGGGACGTGGGCGACGACGGGCACCCTCGACACGACGGCGACCGGGGCGGCCTCGTCGTCGTCCCAGGGCTCGGGGACGTACGGGTACGGGTGGCAGAACGTCGGGACGTATGGGCCGACTAGTCTCCAAGTCACGGGATATGAAACGGAGCAACGGGCGTGTACGGTAACGGGTGGCGGGACGACCGATTCGTCGTACCAATACGTCGCTCACGGTGTTCTGACCCCAGACGGGTCATGGGCGCTCACTAATGGCTCCGAGGTGATGACAGACTTCGGTTTTGATTGGCAGGGGTTTAGCGGGACAATTGCATACAACTATCCGATAGCTGGCGGAGTTTTGTACGGGGTGGAGAACGAGTCGGAATCCGAGGGAACGTCGTATTCGGACACCACGTTGAGTGTTCTGGACCCGGTGGCCGGGACGTGGGCGACGACCGGGACGCTCGACTCGACGGCGACCGGGACGGCCATGTCGTCGTACCAGGGTTCAGGGTCGTACGCCTACGGGTGGGGGGTCGGCGGCACGTTCGGACCGACTAGTCTCCAGACTACCGGAGACGAAACCTTCCAACGGCAAGGAGTGGCAACGGATGTCGGCACGTCCGATTCGTCGTACCAATATATAACACACGGCGTGCTGACGGCCGACGGGACGTGGGCCGTTGTCAGTGGGACCGGGTCGGAGACAGATACCGGTACAGACGAGCAAGGGTACAGTGGAACAATCGGCTATGCACATCCGATCACTTATGGGCAAGTAACCGGTACAATCACCGAATCGGATGCCGAGGGAACGTCGTACTCGGACACCACGTCGAGCGTCCTGGACCCGGTGGCCGGGACGTGGTCGACGACGGGCACCCTCGACACGGCGGCGACCGGGACGGCCACGTCGTCGTACCAGGGGAGCGGATCGTACGTCTACGGGTGGTGGGTCGGCGGCACGTTCGGGCCGACCGGGCTCCAGGGCGGCGGGTACGAGAACTTCCTGCGGCAGGGGGTCGCCACGGACGACGGGACGGCCGACTCGTCGTACCAGTACGCGACCCACTCGACCCTGACGGCGACCGGGTCGTGGGCCGCCGTCAGCGGGACTGGTTCGGAGACCGCCACCCAACTCGACGAGCAGGGGTACACCGGGTCGACCGCGTACAACTACCCGGTGGAGGGCGGGACGGAGTACGGGATGCTGGACGAGACGGAGGCCGAGGGGACGTCGTCGTCCCTGCAAACGTCGAGCGTCCTGGACCCGGTGGCCGGGACGTGGTCGACGACGGGCACCCTCGACACGGCGGCGACCGGGACGGCCACGTCGTCGTACCAGGGGAGCGGATCGTACGTCTACGGGTGGTGGGTCGGCGGCACGTTCGGGCCGACCGGGCTCCAGGGCGGCGGGTACGAGAACTTCCTGCGGCAGGGGGTCGCCACGGACGACGGGACGGCCGACTCGTCGTACCAGTACGCGACCCATTCGACCCTGACGGCGGCCGGCACGTGGGCCGCCGTCAGCGGGACTGGATCGGAGACCGCCACCCAACTCGACGAGCAGGGGTACACTGGGTCGACCGCGTACAACTACCCGGTGGAGGGCGGGACGGAGTACGGGACGCTAGACGAGACGGAGGCCGAGGGGACGTCGTCGTCCCTGCAAACGTCGAGCGTCCTGGACCCGGTGGCCGGGACGTGGTCGACGACGGGCACCCTCGACACGGCGGCAACCGGGACGGCCACGTCGTCGTACCAGGGGAGCGGATCGTACGTCTACGGGTGGTGGGTCGGCGGCACATTCGGGCCGACCGGGCTCCAGGGCGGCGGGTACGAATACTTCCTGCGGCAGGGGGTCGCCACGGACGACGGGACGGCCGACTCGTCGTACCAGTACGCGACCCATTCGACCTTGACGGCGGCCGGCACGTGGGCCGTCGTCAGCGGGACCGGCACTTCGACGGACACCGGACTCGACGAGATCGGGTACGGCGGGACGAACGACTACAACTACCCCGTCCTCGGCGGGACGGTGTACGGGACGATCACCGAGTCGGACGCCGAGGGGACGTCGTACTCGGACACCACGTCGAGCGTCCTGGACCCGGTGGCCGGAACGTGGGCGACGACCGGGGCGCTCGACTCGACGGCGACCGGGGCGACCTCGTCGTCGTACCAGGGGAGCGGGTCGTACGCCTACGGGTGGTGGGTCGGCGGCACGTTCGGGCCGACCGGGCTCCAAGGCGGCGGGTACGAGTACTTCGAGCGGCAGGGGGTCGCCACGGACGACGGGACGGCCGACTCGTCGTACCAGTACGCGACCCATTCGACCCTGACACCTGACGGCACGTGGGCCGCCGTCAGTGGGACCGGCACTTCAACGGGCACCGGTCTCGACGAGGTCGGGTACAGCGGGACGAACGACTACAACTACCCCGTCCTCGGCGGGACGGTGTACGGGACGATTACTGAGTCGGACGCCGAGGGCACGTCGTACTCGGACACCACGTCTAGTGTCTTGGACCCGGTGGCCGGGACGTGGTCGACGACCGGCACGCTCGACACGGCGGCGACCGGGACGGCCTCGTCGTCGTACCAGGGGAGCGGGTCATACGCCTACGGGTGGTGGGTCGGCGGCACGTTCGGGCCGACCGGTCTCCAGGGCGGCGGTTACGAGAACTTCCTGCGGCAGGGTGTCGCCGCGGACGACGGGACGGCCGACTCGACGTACCAGTACGCGACCCATTCGACCCTGACGGCGGCCGGCACGTGGGCGGCCGTCAGCGGGACCGGCACTTCGACGGGCACCGGTCTCGACGAGGTCGGGTACAGCGGGACGAACGGCTACAATCATCCGATCCTCAGCGGGACGGTGTACGGGACGATCACCGAGTCGGACGCCGAGGGTACGTCGTACTCGGACACCACGTCGAGCGTCCTGGACCCGGTGGCCGGGACGTGGGCGACGACGGGCACCCTCGACACGACGGCGACCGGGACCGCGTCGTCGTCGTACCAGGGCAGTGGATCGTACGCCTACGACTGGTGGGTCGGCGGCACATTCGGCCCGTCCGGGCTCCAGGCCGGCGGTTACCAGAATTACCAGCGGGGAGGCACTGCGACCGACGGCGGGACGGCTGACTCGTCGTACCAGTACGTCACCCATTCGACACTGACGGCCGGCGGATCGTGGGTTGCTGTCAGTGGGACCGGATCTTCGACAGAAACCGGTCTTGATGAGCAGGGTTACAGCGGGACGAGCGGGTACAACCACCCGATCGACGGCGGGACGGTGTACGGGACGATCATCGAGTCGGACGCCGAGGACACGTCGTATTCGATGCAAACCTCGAGCGTCTTGGACCCGGTGGTCGGGACGTGGGCGACGACCGGCACCCTCGGCACGGGGGCGACCGGGGCGGCCACGTCGTCGTACCAGGGGGCCGGTGCGTATTTGCATTCGGTGGACGGGCAGTCCGTTCCCGGGACACTAACCGAGAGCGGAAGCGCCGCGAATTCGTACCAGCAAGAGGAGTCGCTGGTCCTCGCGCCGGACGGTACGTGGCAAGTGACGACCGGGACGTGGGACGAGACTGGATCGAGCGTGACGGCTGATGTGTATTCCGGATCGACGACGTTTTCTGAGGACGGCAGCGCGTATTTCGTCGCGCTCGGGACGGCCCCTGGGTCCGGGAGCGTCTCGGAAGCGGGTTCGGACGGAACGACGTCCGGGTACCAGGTCCAGTACGTCATCGGGGACGACGGGGAGTGGGACGTACTCGGCGGAACTGCGTTCGCGTCCGGGTCCGGGTCTTGGGACAGCGACTATTCCGTCGACGGGACTTACTCCGACGGCTCGTGGCAGATGTCCGAGACCGATAGCGCGTCGTATCAGTGGCAGACCGCCAGTACGCTCGGGACGGACGGCAGTTGGACGACGACCGGTTCGTCCGACACGTCGGGCACCGGATCGGGAACCGAGTCGTACACGGGCAGTTCGTCCGGCCCGTCTACCTCATCGGGTTCGACGTCGTCGTCCGAACACTTCTCGTACGGGTGGTCCGATTCGTTCGACGACACGTCGGTTCTGGCGTCCGACGGGTCGGTGACGACGACCTCGTCCGGGCAGGTGATCGGGATCGGGAGTGGGGGCGGGGGCGGGACGACCACCACCCACGTTAACACCTCGTCCCCCGGCGGGTCGTATCAGTCCGATTCGACCGACTCGTGGACGTGGACGTTAAACCTGACGCAGACGCAGACGTGGCAATCGTCGTCCACGACCACGTACACGCCCGCTGGGGTGGCGGTCACGGTCGGCCAGTCGAGTGGGAGTACGGAAGAGGACGCCACGATCACCGTCCAGGACACCGGGTCCGGGACGTATCACTCGTTCGGGTCGTCCGACGGGGGCTCGAGTACGACGGACGGGACGACGTGGTCGACGTGGACGTCGACGGACAACTACCAGAACGAATCCGCGTGGTCGCAGGTGGTCAGCGGTGACGGGTCGGTGACGAATACGTCGACACAATCTGACCATGTGTGGGGGACCCACCCAGGGTCGTGGGGGTCGGCGTGGACGACGTCGTCGACGGACGCGGACGGGGATACGACGACCGAGAGCGGGAGCGGGGGGGATTCGTCGAACGATTCATACGACACGGTGATCTACGGGGGGCCAGGGTTCGCCGACGACTGGTACGCTGGCGGGTATGGCGCCCGCCCGGTAGTGGCCGAGGAGCCGGTCGGAGATGTCGAGCCGGACCCGGCCGACGACACCCCGGTCGCGACGGCCGAGCCGGGGCCGCCGCCCGAAGTGCCGTCCGCGGCACCGGAGACGGGAACGGATGAGGAGGGCGAACCGGGGGCGACTGAGCACACGGGGGCCACGCCACTCCCACCAGTCGGCGATCCGGAGGAAAGTTTCGAGGAAGACGGACCGACGACCTATACACCTGGCCAAAATACAAAGGCGAACCTGTGCTTCGCGGGCGGCACTCAGATCCGCACCCCAGACGGACTACGGGTGATCGAGAGTCTGCGAGCGGGGGATCGGGTCTTGAGCCGGGACGAGCACAACCCGGCCGGGAAGGTCGAGCCCAAGGTGATCGAGGAGGTATTTGCCCGGACCGGACTGGTGTGGGAGATCTGCCTCGGCGGACACACATTCCGGACGACGGCCGAGCACCCGTTCTACGCGTGGGACAGGGGGTGGACGGCGGCCCACTTGCTCGGGGCCGGGGATTCGGTCTTGACCGAAGATGGGCAATGGGTGGCCGTCGGGGGCAGTAGGGATGCGGGCGTAGCCGAGATGGTGTTCAACTTCCGGGTGGCCGATTACCACACGTATTTCGTCGGGGTCAAGGGGGGGGGGGCGCGGTCTGGGCACACAATGATTACTTAG
- a CDS encoding tetratricopeptide repeat protein codes for MCLNRGDVAAAEALFRDSARKNPTDARAVGYLGVALARQRRRPEATAAFRLAARLDPSDPIWCQNLATAALHDGNPSGAEGWAREGLLLAPTMAELHRLLGTALERQRKYDPAAAAYGEAARLNPGLAEVHVQVGRVLDKADRPAAAEPAFREAARLAPADPRAWSGLAGVLYKLDKATDAEGCGREAVRLTPGSPDAHFALGLALAGGDRPEDAEECFRTALRLRSGWPAAHCNLGNALATLGRFGEAEQHFREAVRLRPRSAQDHMNLGTLLAQTGRVEDAIRAYDEALRLRPGFPEARLYRALAFLAVGEFDRAWADYEARWLVAKGGAPKCPAPRWDGGPLSGKVILLHAEQGLGDTIQFVRYATLVKARGAKEVLVDTPRPLAGLLGTCPGVDRAVPSGEPMTGLHLHIPLMSLPRLLGVPPATCPATPPYLIPPTERISYWRRELEADQGLRVGIAWQGSKIHKGDRLRSVRLARFAPLAAIPGVTLYSLQKGPGTDQLTTGPGAGIRIVDLGARTAAGMEDAAAALLALDLLVSVDTALIHLAGAVGVRAWVAVAFAADWRWGRSGEETVWYPTVRLFRQSRPGDWDGVFEKLAVELARASAAKAAGQGAGIAKGESS; via the coding sequence GTGTGCCTGAACCGGGGTGATGTGGCGGCCGCGGAGGCACTGTTCCGAGACTCGGCCCGGAAAAATCCGACCGACGCGAGAGCGGTTGGATATCTTGGCGTGGCTTTGGCTCGACAGCGCCGCAGGCCCGAGGCGACGGCGGCATTCCGGTTGGCTGCCCGGCTCGACCCATCCGATCCGATCTGGTGTCAGAATTTGGCCACCGCCGCCCTTCACGACGGGAACCCGTCGGGTGCCGAAGGATGGGCCCGGGAGGGATTACTCCTCGCCCCGACAATGGCCGAACTGCATCGCCTCCTCGGGACCGCCTTGGAGCGCCAGCGGAAGTATGACCCGGCCGCCGCCGCGTACGGAGAGGCGGCCCGTTTGAATCCCGGGTTGGCCGAGGTCCATGTCCAAGTCGGGCGCGTGCTGGATAAGGCCGACCGCCCAGCCGCCGCCGAACCGGCGTTCCGCGAAGCCGCCCGACTAGCCCCGGCCGACCCGAGGGCGTGGAGTGGGCTCGCCGGTGTTCTGTACAAGCTCGATAAGGCGACCGACGCCGAAGGATGCGGGAGGGAGGCCGTTCGCCTGACCCCGGGGTCGCCGGACGCTCATTTTGCGCTCGGGTTGGCTTTGGCCGGAGGAGACCGCCCGGAAGATGCCGAAGAGTGCTTCCGGACCGCCCTCCGACTCCGCTCCGGGTGGCCCGCGGCACACTGCAACCTCGGGAATGCATTAGCGACACTCGGCCGATTCGGGGAGGCCGAACAGCATTTCCGTGAAGCCGTCCGTCTCCGCCCGCGAAGTGCTCAGGATCACATGAATCTGGGCACGTTGCTCGCTCAGACCGGCAGAGTGGAGGATGCCATCCGGGCATACGACGAAGCCCTTCGGCTGCGGCCGGGGTTTCCGGAAGCCCGGCTGTACCGCGCGCTGGCGTTTCTGGCCGTCGGCGAATTCGATCGCGCGTGGGCGGATTACGAAGCCCGGTGGCTCGTCGCAAAGGGGGGAGCGCCGAAATGCCCGGCTCCACGGTGGGACGGAGGGCCATTGAGTGGGAAGGTCATTTTGTTACACGCCGAGCAAGGACTCGGGGACACCATCCAGTTTGTCCGGTATGCCACCCTGGTTAAGGCCCGGGGGGCGAAGGAGGTTCTGGTGGACACCCCCCGGCCGCTCGCCGGGTTACTGGGGACATGTCCGGGGGTCGACCGTGCCGTCCCGAGTGGCGAGCCGATGACCGGATTGCACCTTCACATTCCGCTGATGAGTCTCCCCAGATTGCTCGGAGTACCACCGGCGACCTGCCCCGCCACTCCGCCTTATTTGATTCCTCCGACCGAGAGGATCTCGTATTGGCGACGCGAACTTGAGGCCGATCAAGGGCTCCGGGTCGGGATTGCGTGGCAAGGAAGCAAGATTCACAAGGGGGACCGGTTGCGGTCCGTACGGCTGGCCCGATTCGCACCTCTGGCGGCAATCCCGGGAGTCACCTTGTATAGCCTTCAAAAAGGTCCGGGGACCGATCAACTGACGACCGGTCCAGGGGCCGGCATACGGATCGTCGATCTTGGGGCCAGGACCGCGGCCGGAATGGAAGACGCGGCCGCGGCCCTACTCGCTTTGGATCTCTTGGTTTCCGTCGACACCGCCTTGATCCACCTGGCCGGGGCGGTCGGGGTTCGAGCGTGGGTCGCCGTCGCCTTCGCGGCCGACTGGCGTTGGGGACGGTCCGGAGAAGAAACGGTCTGGTATCCGACGGTTCGACTCTTTCGGCAGTCCCGCCCGGGGGATTGGGATGGTGTTTTTGAAAAGTTAGCAGTGGAATTGGCACGGGCGTCCGCAGCCAAAGCCGCCGGACAGGGCGCGGGAATTGCCAAAGGCGAATCGAGTTGA
- a CDS encoding IS1 family transposase, with protein sequence MSTLPLDPLPICPDCSATHVVRNGPNSAGTPTFRCRTCGRRFVRAPRKAPVADDQKDLIRRLLVERLGLRAIARVTGRSRSWLQAFVNMVYREETPWEPGPLKPSTGELVLEADELWSYVGDKGEQWWIWVALDAHTRQVVGMVAGDRSERTAQCLWDALPADYRDRAVVATDFLASYRAVIPEDRHAAAGKDAGLTAHIERFWCTIRQRCGRFVRKTLSFSKCATNHVGALWYFIRAYNACRA encoded by the coding sequence ATGTCTACATTGCCTCTTGATCCCCTCCCGATTTGCCCGGACTGTTCTGCCACGCATGTTGTCCGCAATGGGCCAAACTCGGCCGGAACGCCCACGTTCCGGTGCCGGACGTGCGGGCGTCGGTTCGTCCGCGCCCCCCGCAAAGCCCCCGTGGCCGATGACCAGAAGGATCTGATCCGCCGCCTCCTGGTCGAGCGGTTGGGCCTGCGGGCGATCGCCCGCGTGACCGGCCGATCCCGATCCTGGCTTCAGGCGTTCGTCAACATGGTGTACCGGGAGGAGACCCCATGGGAGCCCGGACCACTGAAACCCTCGACCGGGGAACTCGTCCTTGAAGCCGACGAGTTATGGAGTTACGTCGGCGACAAGGGGGAGCAATGGTGGATCTGGGTGGCCCTCGATGCCCACACCCGACAGGTCGTCGGGATGGTCGCTGGGGATCGCTCGGAGCGGACCGCCCAATGCCTGTGGGATGCCTTACCGGCCGACTACCGCGATCGGGCGGTGGTGGCGACCGACTTCCTGGCCTCGTACCGGGCGGTGATTCCCGAAGACCGGCACGCGGCCGCTGGCAAGGACGCCGGGTTGACCGCCCACATCGAGCGGTTCTGGTGTACGATCCGCCAGCGGTGCGGCCGTTTCGTCCGCAAAACGCTGTCGTTCTCGAAGTGTGCGACGAACCATGTCGGGGCTCTCTGGTACTTCATCCGGGCCTACAATGCGTGCCGCGCGTAG